A section of the Pelmatolapia mariae isolate MD_Pm_ZW unplaced genomic scaffold, Pm_UMD_F_2 NODE_ptg000363l+_length_22815_cov_1, whole genome shotgun sequence genome encodes:
- the LOC134623040 gene encoding IQ motif and SEC7 domain-containing protein 2-like, protein YPHGIRLTSANPGGERKVLIVFNAPSQQDRARFTSDLRESIAEVQEMEKYRVESELEKQKGVMRPGVLTGGGPGGMGTQGGGANSGGGTLKSEVVNGTLGRPSLDDTYATVDGLKRTALSSSLRDLSETGKRGRRNSVGSLDSTIEGSIISSPRPHQQRPLPDGGLSYSPMMVPTSPAAYRPHRPTQSPGTGVGGGPGLCHNQGGVTTSPLASGGGVGGGGGMPAGGGPTGGGRLGNFFGSRRGKVPGPLTMTSPPPQGPPSPLMISSPPHYPAPAPPIPHPSSPSPCPSPSPNLGQSDSGGVGGGGGTAGAQSKLQALHAQYCHANSGGGGVSVTGHQQQQTPPPPYHHHHRYHMQSVPQHHVLSHRFSAPRRQGPSGCAPSHTQQHQRMQHVVIPHPRYNMASGFTTPPPLSPHSPVTPITPHGLFHSHPAAGRPGGGAKLPLTISHSQPHPHAHTHSHNHAVHTHSPLSPSPSASPSTHFIFSTPPPQTPSARLVTQTPPKPYTPQYPPLSSIPPPPPHSPLPPPSTAPLSPHPPGVGGGQGGGPKSKPVSRISTVV, encoded by the exons cTGAGCTCGAGAAGCAGAAAGGCGTCATGCGTCCTGGCGTGTTGACAGGGGGAGGACCGGGAGGCATGGGCACTCAAGGAGGCGGGGCAAACAGCGGTGGAGGAACCTTAAAGAGTGAGGTGGTGAACGGTACCCTGGGAAGGCCGAGCCTCGACGACACGTACGCAACAGTGGACGGACTCAAGCGCACGGCACTCAGCTCGTCGCTCAGAGACCTCTCAGAGACAG GGAAGCGAGGTCGTAGGAACAGTGTGGGGTCACTGGACAGTACCATCGAA GGTTCCATTATTAGCAGCCCCCGGCCTCaccagcagcgccctctgcctgATGGAGGTCTTTCCTACAGCCCTATGATGGTTCCTACATCTCCAGCAGCCTACCGGCCACACCGCCCTACTCAGAGCCCCGGtacgggggtggggggtgggccGGGGCTCTGTCACAACCAGGGAGGGGTCACCACCTCCCCACTCGCGAGCGGGGGAGGGGTTGGGGGCGGCGGAGGGATGCCGGCAGGGGGCGGACCGACTGGCGGAGGCCGACTAGGGAATTTCTTCGGCAGCCGCAGAGGCAAAGTTCCTGGTCCCCTGACGATGACCTCACCCCCTCCACAGGGTCCCCCGAGTCCCCTGATGATATCATCACCCCCCCACTACCCCGCCCCCGCGCCTCCCATCCCCCACCCATCCTCCCCTTCCCCATGCCCCTCCCCATCGCCCAACCTCGGGCAGTCGGACTCGGGAGGAGTTGGAGGGGGAGGCGGTACGGCAGGGGCACAATCCAAGCTCCAAGCGTTGCACGCCCAGTATTGCCACGCCAACAGTGGAGGAGGCGGAGTCAGTGTTACTgggcaccagcagcagcagacaccACCCCCACCTTACCATCACCATCACCGCTACCACATGCAGAGCGTCCCGCAGCATCACGTCCTCTCGCACAGGTTCTCCGCACCCCGACGGCAAGGCCCGTCCGGCTGCGCTCCCTCTCATACCCAGCAGCATCAGAGGATGCAACATGTCGTCATTCCGCACCCGCGCTACAACATGGCGTCAGGCTTCACCACGCCGCCACCGCTGTCCCCGCACTCCCCTGTCACCCCCATTACCCCACACGGACTCTTCCACTCGCACCCCGCGGCGGGGAGGCCAGGTGGAGGGGCCAAGCTCCCGCTGACCATCTCGCACTCGCAGCCCCACCCccacgctcacacacactctcacaacCACGCCGTGCACACACACTCCCCGCTCAGCCCGTCCCCGTCCGCCTCCCCCTCCACCCACTTCATCTTCTCCACCCCGCCGCCCCAGACTCCCTCAGCACGCCTCGTCACCCAGACGCCTCCGAAGCCATATACCCCCCAGTACCCACCGCTTTCGTCCATCCCGCCTCCCCCGCCGCACTCACCATTGCCTCCCCCGTCAACCGCCCCGCTCTCCCCGCACCCCCCGGGGGTGGGGGGAGGCCAAGGGGGCGGCCCCAAATCCAAGCCCGTCAGCCGGATCAGCACGGTCGTGTGA